One stretch of Streptomyces sp. R21 DNA includes these proteins:
- a CDS encoding SsgA family sporulation/cell division regulator: protein MHTVVERELELKLVLSPERSIPVPARLSYRSDDPYAVHIAFHIGSDHPVNWTFARELLVEGVFRPCGHGDVRVWPTKVAGRSVVLMALSSPDGDALLEAPAAQVSAWLERTLRVVPPGSEAEQLGIDDGLAELLAPTPADDLWLRDPWPSDESTDGE from the coding sequence ATGCACACAGTGGTGGAGCGCGAGCTCGAGCTCAAACTCGTCCTGTCGCCGGAGCGCAGTATCCCGGTCCCGGCGCGGCTCAGTTACCGGTCCGACGATCCGTACGCCGTCCACATCGCCTTTCACATCGGGTCCGATCACCCCGTCAACTGGACGTTCGCCCGCGAGCTGCTGGTGGAGGGGGTGTTCCGGCCGTGCGGGCACGGGGACGTGCGGGTGTGGCCGACGAAGGTGGCGGGGCGGAGCGTCGTGCTGATGGCGCTGAGTTCGCCGGACGGGGACGCCCTGCTGGAGGCACCCGCGGCGCAGGTGTCCGCCTGGCTGGAGCGGACGCTTCGGGTGGTCCCCCCGGGCTCTGAGGCCGAGCAGCTCGGCATCGACGACGGCCTCGCCGAGCTGCTCGCGCCGACCCCGGCCGACGACCTGTGGCTGCGCGACCCCTGGCCGAGCGACGAGTCGACGGACGGGGAGTGA
- a CDS encoding RDD family protein, with translation MSAPTPAPGDDRPRDGYYPDPSIPGYVRYWNGAAWVPGTSRPAPSDGEPLAPPPGVHPAPAAAEETGPHFFDEDPQPSVEAPRLSPAEAQHGSRPEPATAWGADRSRQSGFGGEQDRRVSWGAPQGVDPRVPNAAQPSEPVVQPDGRSSRTDGTATIPPADSAPGGGTVVFRRPTGPVRPTDADGANTSPSAGPAASAGTPGPRNPVPAEGTMQFRALSPRAGKQGGAQAGSTAPAASAPAAGGFGAGQAAQAAAASAQAAQSAQAAQPAAQAPAPTPAPTQPPPSVPQQATPMTSGAGGGQPSWAQQVHRLAGAPDGEGQPVAPWKPPVDDIFTAAARRQSEARPAALGKRLAARLVDTVVLGAVTAVAAVPLGTKALDHVNEKIDAAKQSGETVTVWLLDGTSAGYLGVILAVLLLAGVLYEALPTAKWGRTLGKKLCGIEVRDIEAHEPPSFGLALRRWLVYSIPGVLGIGVVGVLWCLFDRPWHQCWHDKAAHTFVAA, from the coding sequence ATGAGCGCCCCAACCCCGGCCCCCGGTGACGACAGGCCCCGCGACGGGTATTACCCGGATCCCTCCATTCCTGGATATGTCCGGTACTGGAACGGCGCCGCCTGGGTGCCGGGCACCAGCCGCCCCGCGCCGTCGGACGGCGAACCGCTCGCGCCGCCGCCCGGCGTGCACCCCGCGCCCGCCGCCGCGGAGGAGACGGGCCCGCACTTCTTCGACGAGGACCCGCAGCCGTCGGTCGAAGCGCCCCGGTTGAGCCCGGCCGAGGCGCAGCACGGGAGCCGGCCCGAGCCCGCGACCGCGTGGGGCGCCGACCGCTCCCGGCAGTCCGGGTTCGGCGGCGAGCAGGACCGCCGGGTGTCGTGGGGCGCGCCGCAGGGCGTCGACCCGCGTGTCCCGAACGCGGCCCAGCCGTCCGAACCGGTCGTGCAGCCCGACGGCAGGTCCTCCCGCACGGACGGCACCGCGACGATCCCCCCGGCGGACTCGGCCCCCGGCGGCGGCACCGTGGTGTTCCGCCGTCCGACGGGCCCCGTACGCCCCACGGACGCCGACGGCGCGAACACCTCGCCCTCGGCCGGTCCGGCCGCTTCCGCCGGCACCCCTGGCCCCCGTAACCCCGTCCCTGCCGAGGGCACCATGCAGTTCCGTGCGCTCTCCCCGCGCGCGGGGAAGCAGGGCGGGGCGCAGGCGGGGAGCACGGCCCCGGCAGCCTCCGCCCCCGCGGCCGGCGGCTTCGGCGCGGGCCAGGCAGCCCAAGCCGCCGCAGCCTCAGCCCAGGCAGCCCAGTCAGCTCAAGCAGCCCAACCCGCCGCACAGGCCCCCGCCCCGACCCCCGCACCCACCCAGCCCCCGCCCTCCGTCCCCCAACAAGCCACCCCCATGACCTCCGGCGCCGGCGGCGGGCAGCCCTCCTGGGCGCAGCAGGTGCACCGGCTGGCCGGGGCGCCGGACGGTGAGGGGCAGCCGGTCGCGCCGTGGAAGCCGCCGGTCGACGACATCTTCACGGCGGCCGCCCGCAGGCAGTCGGAGGCGCGTCCGGCGGCGCTCGGCAAGCGGCTGGCCGCGCGGCTGGTGGACACCGTCGTGCTGGGCGCGGTCACCGCCGTGGCCGCCGTGCCGCTGGGCACCAAGGCGCTCGACCACGTCAACGAGAAGATCGACGCGGCGAAGCAGTCCGGTGAGACGGTCACGGTGTGGCTGCTCGACGGCACGAGCGCGGGCTACCTCGGCGTCATCCTCGCCGTACTGCTCCTCGCCGGCGTCCTCTACGAGGCGCTGCCCACCGCCAAGTGGGGCCGCACGCTGGGCAAGAAGCTGTGCGGTATCGAGGTGCGGGACATCGAGGCCCACGAGCCGCCGTCCTTCGGCCTGGCCCTGCGCCGCTGGCTCGTCTACAGCATCCCGGGCGTCCTCGGCATCGGAGTCGTGGGCGTCCTGTGGTGCCTGTTCGACCGCCCGTGGCACCAGTGCTGGCACGACAAGGCCGCCCACACGTTCGTAGCGGCGTAG
- a CDS encoding RDD family protein, with translation MSTEPPPPGSGQNPPDDDPFRKQQPPPAEGGGSPYDAPHDTPYGSQPPPYGGGTGDPYGGGGPYDNGPYGGGTADPLAGMPPLADSGKRVLARIIDMIIVGIVVWLLSWAFGFSQYTLDTDKMKFADSFGREVVGAVLYIAYDTLMISKSGQTLGKQLLNLRVANLDNGATPSAQTSLLRAAVLWIPFAFCCACVWTAIAGGWSFFDKPYKQGLHDKAAKTVVVSTR, from the coding sequence ATGAGTACCGAACCGCCGCCCCCCGGCTCCGGTCAGAACCCGCCGGACGACGATCCGTTCAGGAAGCAACAGCCCCCGCCCGCCGAGGGCGGCGGATCCCCCTACGACGCGCCCCACGACACCCCGTACGGCAGCCAGCCCCCTCCGTACGGCGGCGGCACCGGCGATCCCTACGGCGGAGGCGGCCCCTACGACAACGGCCCCTACGGCGGCGGCACCGCCGACCCGCTCGCCGGAATGCCCCCGCTCGCCGACAGCGGCAAGCGGGTCCTGGCGAGGATCATCGACATGATCATCGTCGGCATCGTGGTGTGGCTGCTGTCCTGGGCGTTCGGCTTCAGTCAGTACACGCTGGACACGGACAAGATGAAGTTCGCCGACTCGTTCGGCCGGGAGGTGGTCGGCGCCGTCCTCTACATCGCGTACGACACCCTCATGATCAGCAAGTCCGGACAGACCCTCGGCAAGCAGCTGCTCAACCTGCGCGTGGCCAACCTCGACAACGGCGCCACGCCCTCCGCGCAGACCTCGCTGCTGCGCGCGGCCGTGCTGTGGATCCCGTTCGCGTTCTGCTGCGCGTGCGTCTGGACCGCGATCGCGGGTGGCTGGAGCTTCTTCGACAAGCCCTACAAGCAGGGCCTGCACGACAAGGCGGCCAAGACGGTGGTGGTCAGCACCCGCTGA
- a CDS encoding immune inhibitor A domain-containing protein, with amino-acid sequence MTSRSWTFRAAAVGVALAAATATFSTFAVAQADDTSSAAATDRYDPQPAKMKGDHDLDGPLSKTQDAQRQEALNQVISGDAKVKNRNGSQVVQLKSKKGHGKYVELGREKTDKIFTILVEFGDKVDSRYGGTAGPLHNKIAAPDRAKDNSTAWQADYNQKHFQDLYFGTGKKTESLKKYYEKQSSGRYSVDGEVSDWVKVSYNEARYGNNACGSTTCPSVQNLVADGANAWVADQQAAGRSDAAIKADLAKYDQWDRYDYDGDGNFNEPDGYIDHFQIVHAGEDESAGGGAQGTDAIWAHRSYAFGSNAGQTGPADNKLGGAQLGSSGIWIGDYTMQPENGGLGVYAHEYGHDLGLPDEYDTSGGGENSTGFWTLMSAGSWLGTGKNAIGDLPGDMNAWDKLQLGWLNYDTAKAGKQSTHKLGVAEYNTWNKQALLVSLPDKAVTAQVVTPAQGATQWWSGSGDNLKNTLSRSVDLTGKSKATLTLDGWWDIEENFDYLYTEVSTDGGANWTAVDGTADGAAIPRDGSDKPALTGSVDAYKKLSYSLDAYAGKKIDIRFRYATDGGVAQKGFAADEIAVTADGSPVFSDNAESADAAWTATGFSRLGASFTKDYAQYYIAENRQYTSYDKTLKVGPYNFGFSTTRPKWVEHYSYQNGLLIWKWDTSQADDNTSAHPGTGQILPIDSHPKALKWADGTTLRSRMQAYDSPFSLYRTDGITLHNADVAVKIPSSKGVPVFNDHTSTYYDKATPTAGVQVTDTNTKIKIVKEAKDGSTISLKVGPAVK; translated from the coding sequence GTGACCAGCAGATCATGGACGTTCAGAGCAGCCGCGGTGGGCGTTGCCCTCGCGGCGGCAACCGCCACGTTCTCGACGTTCGCCGTGGCGCAGGCCGACGACACCTCGTCGGCGGCGGCCACGGACCGGTACGACCCGCAGCCGGCCAAGATGAAGGGCGACCACGACCTCGACGGCCCGCTCAGCAAGACCCAGGACGCTCAGCGTCAAGAGGCCCTGAACCAGGTCATATCCGGCGACGCCAAGGTCAAGAACCGCAACGGCTCGCAGGTGGTTCAGCTCAAGAGCAAGAAGGGCCACGGCAAGTACGTAGAGCTGGGCCGCGAGAAGACCGACAAGATCTTCACGATCCTGGTCGAGTTCGGCGACAAGGTCGACAGCCGCTACGGCGGCACCGCCGGCCCGCTCCACAACAAGATAGCCGCGCCGGACCGTGCCAAGGACAACAGCACGGCCTGGCAGGCGGACTACAACCAGAAGCACTTCCAGGACCTGTACTTCGGCACCGGCAAGAAGACCGAGTCGCTCAAGAAGTACTACGAGAAGCAGTCCTCGGGCCGCTACTCGGTCGACGGCGAGGTCTCCGACTGGGTCAAGGTCTCCTACAACGAGGCCCGTTACGGCAACAACGCCTGCGGCTCGACCACCTGCCCCAGCGTGCAGAACCTGGTCGCCGACGGCGCCAACGCGTGGGTCGCCGACCAGCAGGCGGCCGGCCGGTCCGATGCCGCCATCAAGGCGGACCTCGCCAAGTACGACCAGTGGGACCGTTACGACTACGACGGTGACGGCAACTTCAACGAGCCCGACGGCTACATCGACCACTTCCAGATCGTGCACGCCGGCGAGGACGAGTCGGCGGGCGGCGGCGCCCAGGGCACGGACGCCATCTGGGCGCACCGCAGCTACGCGTTCGGCAGCAACGCGGGCCAGACCGGCCCGGCCGACAACAAGCTCGGCGGCGCCCAGCTCGGCTCCTCGGGCATCTGGATCGGCGACTACACCATGCAGCCGGAGAACGGCGGCCTCGGTGTCTACGCCCACGAGTACGGCCACGACCTGGGCCTGCCGGACGAGTACGACACCTCCGGCGGCGGCGAGAACTCCACCGGCTTCTGGACGCTGATGTCGGCCGGTTCCTGGCTCGGCACCGGCAAGAACGCCATCGGTGACCTGCCCGGCGACATGAACGCCTGGGACAAGCTGCAGCTCGGCTGGCTCAACTACGACACGGCGAAGGCCGGCAAGCAGTCCACGCACAAGCTGGGCGTCGCCGAGTACAACACCTGGAACAAGCAGGCCCTGTTGGTCTCGCTGCCCGACAAGGCGGTCACGGCCCAGGTCGTCACCCCGGCCCAGGGCGCCACGCAGTGGTGGAGCGGCAGCGGTGACAACCTCAAGAACACGCTGTCCCGTTCGGTCGACCTCACCGGCAAGTCGAAGGCCACGCTGACCCTCGACGGCTGGTGGGACATCGAGGAGAACTTCGACTACCTCTACACCGAGGTCTCCACCGACGGCGGCGCCAACTGGACCGCCGTGGACGGCACGGCCGACGGCGCCGCCATCCCGCGCGACGGCAGCGACAAGCCCGCGCTGACCGGCTCGGTCGACGCGTACAAGAAGCTGTCGTACTCGCTCGACGCCTACGCGGGCAAGAAGATCGACATCCGCTTCCGTTACGCCACCGACGGCGGCGTGGCGCAGAAGGGCTTCGCGGCCGACGAGATCGCCGTCACCGCGGACGGCTCCCCGGTGTTCTCCGACAACGCGGAGAGCGCGGACGCCGCCTGGACCGCCACCGGCTTCTCCCGCCTCGGCGCGTCCTTCACCAAGGACTACGCGCAGTACTACATCGCCGAGAACCGCCAGTACACGTCGTACGACAAGACCCTCAAGGTCGGCCCGTACAACTTCGGCTTCTCCACCACCCGCCCGAAGTGGGTCGAGCACTACTCGTACCAGAACGGTCTGCTGATCTGGAAGTGGGACACCTCGCAGGCCGATGACAACACGAGCGCCCACCCGGGCACCGGTCAGATCCTGCCGATCGACTCGCACCCGAAGGCCCTGAAGTGGGCCGACGGCACGACGCTGCGCAGCCGTATGCAGGCGTACGACTCGCCGTTCAGCCTGTACCGCACGGACGGCATCACGCTGCACAACGCGGACGTGGCGGTCAAGATCCCGTCGTCGAAGGGTGTGCCGGTCTTCAACGACCACACCAGCACCTACTACGACAAGGCCACCCCGACCGCCGGTGTCCAGGTCACTGACACCAACACCAAGATCAAGATCGTCAAGGAGGCCAAGGACGGCTCCACGATCTCGCTGAAGGTCGGCCCCGCGGTGAAGTAG
- a CDS encoding nicotinamidase, with product MRRALIVVDVQNDFCEGGSLAVSGGADVAAAITELIGQASAGYRHVVATRDHHIAPGGHFADNPDFAHSWPAHCVAGTEGVGFHPNFAPAVASGGIDAVFDKGAYAAAYSGFEGVDENSVPLGDWLRAREIDEVDVVGIATDHCVRATALDAARQGFRTQVLLDLTAGVAEETTERALEELREAGVELSGKPVVQ from the coding sequence ATGCGCCGCGCCTTGATCGTCGTAGATGTGCAGAACGACTTCTGCGAGGGCGGCAGCCTCGCGGTGTCGGGGGGTGCCGACGTGGCTGCCGCGATCACCGAGCTGATCGGCCAGGCGTCCGCCGGGTACCGCCATGTCGTGGCCACCCGCGACCATCACATCGCCCCCGGCGGCCACTTCGCCGACAACCCCGACTTCGCCCACTCCTGGCCCGCGCACTGCGTGGCCGGTACGGAGGGCGTGGGCTTCCACCCGAACTTCGCGCCCGCCGTCGCCTCCGGCGGAATCGACGCCGTCTTCGACAAGGGCGCGTACGCGGCGGCGTACAGCGGCTTCGAGGGCGTCGACGAGAACAGCGTCCCGCTGGGCGACTGGCTGCGAGCCCGCGAGATCGACGAGGTCGACGTGGTCGGGATCGCCACGGACCACTGCGTACGGGCGACGGCGCTGGACGCGGCCCGGCAGGGCTTCCGTACGCAGGTGCTGCTGGATCTCACGGCCGGAGTCGCCGAGGAGACCACCGAGCGCGCTCTGGAGGAGCTGCGGGAGGCGGGCGTGGAGCTGTCCGGGAAGCCTGTCGTGCAGTAG
- a CDS encoding nicotinate phosphoribosyltransferase produces MNTADLGLPVDVPSTALFTDQYELTMLQAALAAGTAERRSVFEVFTRRLPEGRRYGVVAGTGRVLDAVENFRFDADVLGFLRERGIVNEETLAWLASYRFGGDIWGYPEGEVYFPGSPILRVEGSFAQCVLLETVILSILNHDSAIAAAASRMASAAGDRPLIEMGARRTHELAAVAASRAAYVGGFATTSDLAAGFRYGIPTVGTSAHAFTLLHDQERDAFQAQVNSLGRGTTLLVDTYDVTEAVRMAVEVAGTDLGAVRIDSGDLLLVAHRVRQQLDELGATDTKIVVTSDLDEYAIASLAAAPVDAYGVGTQLVTGSGHPTCSMVYKLVARAESADPKAPLVPVAKRSTGGKTSIGGRKWAARRLDEYGVAEAEVIGTGAVPGELSDRQLLVELVKGGQVVAREPLDAVRDRHAAARANLPLSARQLSRGESVIPTEYV; encoded by the coding sequence ATGAACACAGCGGACCTTGGGCTGCCGGTGGACGTTCCCTCGACGGCGCTCTTCACCGACCAGTACGAGCTGACGATGCTGCAGGCCGCCCTCGCGGCCGGGACCGCCGAGCGGCGCTCCGTCTTCGAGGTCTTCACCCGGCGGCTGCCCGAAGGGCGGCGGTACGGGGTCGTGGCGGGGACCGGGCGCGTGCTCGACGCCGTGGAGAACTTCCGCTTCGACGCGGACGTCCTGGGCTTTCTGCGCGAGCGCGGGATCGTGAACGAGGAGACCCTGGCGTGGCTCGCCTCGTACCGCTTCGGCGGGGACATCTGGGGCTATCCCGAGGGCGAGGTCTACTTCCCGGGCTCGCCGATCCTGCGGGTCGAGGGCTCCTTCGCCCAGTGCGTGCTCCTGGAGACGGTGATCCTCTCCATCCTCAACCACGACTCGGCGATCGCGGCCGCCGCCTCCCGCATGGCCTCCGCCGCCGGGGACCGGCCGCTGATCGAGATGGGCGCCCGGCGCACGCACGAGCTGGCCGCGGTGGCCGCCTCGCGCGCCGCGTACGTGGGCGGCTTCGCCACCACCTCCGACCTCGCCGCCGGGTTCCGGTACGGCATCCCGACGGTCGGGACCTCCGCGCACGCCTTCACCCTCCTGCACGACCAGGAGCGCGACGCCTTCCAGGCCCAGGTGAACTCGCTCGGCCGGGGCACCACGCTCCTCGTCGACACCTACGACGTCACGGAGGCCGTCCGGATGGCGGTCGAGGTCGCCGGGACCGACCTCGGGGCCGTGCGCATCGACTCCGGTGACCTGCTCCTCGTCGCGCACCGGGTGCGGCAGCAGCTGGACGAGCTGGGCGCGACGGACACGAAGATCGTGGTGACCTCGGACCTGGACGAGTACGCGATCGCCTCGCTGGCGGCGGCGCCCGTGGACGCGTACGGCGTCGGCACCCAGCTGGTGACGGGATCCGGCCATCCGACGTGCTCGATGGTCTACAAGCTGGTCGCCCGAGCCGAGTCGGCGGACCCGAAGGCTCCGCTGGTGCCGGTGGCGAAGAGGTCGACGGGCGGCAAGACGTCCATCGGCGGGCGCAAGTGGGCGGCGCGGCGCCTGGACGAGTACGGGGTCGCCGAGGCCGAGGTGATCGGCACCGGTGCGGTCCCGGGCGAACTGTCCGACCGGCAGCTCCTGGTCGAGCTGGTCAAGGGCGGTCAGGTCGTCGCCCGCGAGCCGCTGGACGCCGTACGGGACCGGCATGCGGCCGCCCGCGCGAACCTGCCGCTGTCGGCGAGGCAGCTGTCGCGCGGGGAGTCCGTGATTCCGACGGAGTACGTCTGA
- the clpS gene encoding ATP-dependent Clp protease adapter ClpS, translated as MGRVTAPAPLETEKTESAEEVFAVPEPDVPWVTIVHNDPVNLMSYVTYVFQAYFGYSKDKATKLMLDVHNKGRAVVSSGSREEMERDVQAMHGYGLWATLQQDRK; from the coding sequence ATGGGCCGTGTGACGGCTCCCGCTCCCCTAGAGACCGAAAAGACCGAGTCGGCGGAAGAGGTCTTCGCCGTACCCGAGCCCGATGTCCCGTGGGTGACGATCGTCCACAACGACCCGGTGAACCTCATGAGCTATGTGACGTACGTCTTCCAGGCGTACTTCGGCTACTCCAAGGACAAGGCCACCAAGCTCATGCTCGACGTCCACAACAAGGGCCGTGCGGTCGTCTCCAGCGGATCCCGCGAGGAGATGGAGCGCGATGTCCAGGCCATGCACGGCTACGGCCTGTGGGCCACCCTTCAGCAGGACCGCAAGTGA
- a CDS encoding DUF2017 domain-containing protein, translating to MPGHFEPIPGGGAAVALDDVEISIIRSLAVQLLELIGPGPAENAPDDPLAELFAEGPSEPPSDPVLMRLFPDAYSGPDVEANSPEEADEQRAHSAEFRRFTENDLRAGKRENALAVIRSLDMISTAGEGGAVLKLSAEECGRWLRTLNDLRLAIGSRLDIADEEDTDLLYQLPDEDPRKPMVMAYLWLGGLQETLVNTLMP from the coding sequence ATGCCAGGACACTTCGAACCGATCCCCGGCGGCGGCGCGGCCGTCGCACTCGACGACGTCGAGATCTCGATCATCCGCTCCCTCGCCGTGCAGCTCCTGGAGCTCATCGGACCGGGCCCCGCCGAGAACGCCCCCGACGACCCGCTCGCCGAGCTGTTCGCGGAAGGCCCCAGCGAGCCGCCCTCCGACCCGGTGCTGATGCGGCTCTTCCCCGACGCCTACAGCGGCCCCGACGTCGAGGCCAACTCGCCCGAGGAGGCCGACGAGCAGCGCGCGCACTCCGCGGAGTTCCGCCGCTTCACCGAGAACGACCTGCGGGCCGGCAAGCGCGAGAACGCCCTCGCGGTGATCCGCTCCCTGGACATGATCAGCACGGCGGGCGAGGGCGGCGCCGTCCTCAAGCTGTCCGCCGAGGAGTGCGGGCGGTGGCTGCGCACCCTCAACGACCTGCGCCTGGCGATCGGCTCCCGCCTCGACATCGCCGATGAGGAGGACACCGACCTCCTCTACCAGCTGCCGGACGAGGACCCGCGCAAGCCGATGGTGATGGCGTACCTGTGGCTGGGCGGTCTCCAGGAGACGCTGGTGAACACCCTGATGCCGTAG
- a CDS encoding amino acid permease, which translates to MTSSQVGKQYDAHDRNGVVGGDAPEEGYERGLGSRQVQMIAIGGAIGVGLFLNAGANIAKAGPSLILMYALAGVIIFFIMRALGELLLYRPVSGSFADYSREFLGPFFGYFTAWTYWLMWVVTGMAELTAAAIYVHYWFPSIPQWTSALVFLIVLFVANLISVKVFGEIEFWASMIKVTALIGMIVIGLGVLTFGFSSAGDTAAVSNLWEFDGFFPKGIGSSLMTLQGVMFAYLAVELVGVTAGESENPEKTLPKAINTLPWRIALFYVGALTVILCVVKWTEFAEGVSPFVKAFAMIGIPAGAGIVNFVVLTAALSSCNSGMYSTGRMLRNLADNGEAPRAFSKLSASKTPALGITISVAFMGIGVVLNYIVPEKAFGYVTSVATAAGIWTWLMILISHVLYRRAVDAGRLPASSFPAPGGAKCSYVAIAFLLFVTGLIAYDADSRVCLYVMAIWAAALGIGWAVLKTRNPQVTERREPVYEQV; encoded by the coding sequence ATGACCTCGTCGCAGGTCGGCAAGCAGTACGACGCGCACGACCGCAATGGAGTCGTGGGCGGCGACGCCCCCGAAGAGGGGTACGAGCGAGGGCTCGGCAGCCGTCAGGTCCAGATGATCGCGATCGGCGGCGCCATCGGCGTCGGCCTGTTCCTCAACGCCGGTGCGAACATCGCCAAGGCGGGCCCGAGCCTCATCCTGATGTACGCCCTCGCCGGCGTGATCATCTTCTTCATCATGCGGGCGCTCGGCGAACTGCTCCTCTACCGCCCGGTCTCGGGCTCGTTCGCGGACTACTCGCGCGAGTTCCTGGGCCCGTTCTTCGGCTACTTCACAGCCTGGACGTACTGGCTGATGTGGGTGGTCACCGGCATGGCGGAACTCACCGCCGCCGCGATCTACGTGCACTACTGGTTCCCGTCGATCCCGCAGTGGACGTCGGCGCTGGTCTTCCTGATCGTTCTCTTCGTCGCCAACCTGATCTCGGTGAAGGTGTTCGGCGAGATCGAGTTCTGGGCCTCGATGATCAAGGTCACCGCCCTCATCGGCATGATCGTGATCGGCCTGGGTGTGCTCACCTTCGGCTTCAGCTCCGCCGGTGACACCGCGGCCGTCTCCAACCTCTGGGAGTTCGACGGCTTCTTCCCCAAGGGCATCGGCTCGTCCCTGATGACCCTCCAGGGCGTGATGTTCGCCTACCTCGCCGTCGAGCTGGTCGGCGTCACCGCGGGCGAGTCCGAGAACCCGGAGAAGACGCTCCCCAAGGCGATCAACACCCTGCCCTGGCGCATCGCCCTCTTCTACGTCGGCGCCCTCACCGTCATCCTCTGCGTCGTGAAGTGGACCGAGTTCGCGGAGGGCGTCAGCCCCTTCGTGAAGGCCTTCGCGATGATCGGCATCCCGGCCGGCGCGGGCATCGTCAACTTCGTGGTGCTGACCGCCGCCCTCTCCTCCTGCAACTCGGGCATGTACTCCACGGGCCGCATGCTGCGCAATCTCGCGGACAACGGCGAGGCCCCCCGCGCCTTCAGCAAGCTGTCGGCCTCCAAGACCCCCGCGCTCGGCATCACGATTTCCGTCGCCTTCATGGGCATCGGCGTGGTCCTGAACTACATCGTCCCGGAGAAGGCCTTCGGCTACGTCACCTCGGTGGCCACCGCCGCCGGCATCTGGACCTGGCTGATGATCCTCATCAGCCACGTCCTCTACCGCCGCGCCGTGGACGCGGGCCGCCTGCCCGCGTCCTCCTTCCCCGCCCCCGGCGGCGCGAAGTGCAGCTACGTGGCGATCGCCTTCCTGCTGTTCGTCACGGGCCTGATCGCGTACGACGCCGACTCCCGCGTCTGCCTGTACGTGATGGCCATCTGGGCGGCCGCACTCGGCATCGGCTGGGCCGTACTGAAGACCCGCAACCCGCAGGTCACCGAGCGCCGCGAGCCGGTGTACGAGCAGGTCTGA
- a CDS encoding Mov34/MPN/PAD-1 family protein has product MLTITQALFDQIVAHARQDHPDEACGVVAGPVGEGRPERFIPMLNAARSPTFYEFDSQDLLKLYREMDDRDEEPVIIYHSHTATEAYPSRTDLSYANEPGAHYVLVSTADTDDAGPFQFRSFRIVEGEITEEEVTVVETY; this is encoded by the coding sequence ATGCTGACCATCACCCAGGCCCTGTTCGACCAGATCGTCGCCCACGCACGCCAGGACCACCCCGACGAGGCGTGCGGCGTGGTCGCGGGCCCGGTGGGGGAGGGCCGCCCCGAGCGCTTCATCCCGATGCTGAACGCCGCCCGCTCGCCCACGTTCTACGAGTTCGACTCGCAGGACCTCCTCAAGCTCTACCGCGAGATGGACGACCGCGACGAGGAGCCGGTGATCATCTACCACTCCCACACGGCCACCGAGGCCTACCCCTCCCGCACCGACCTCTCGTACGCGAACGAGCCCGGCGCCCACTACGTCCTGGTCTCCACCGCCGACACCGACGACGCCGGCCCCTTCCAGTTCCGCTCCTTCCGCATCGTGGAGGGCGAGATCACGGAGGAGGAGGTCACGGTGGTGGAGACGTACTGA
- a CDS encoding putative leader peptide, producing the protein MVSHDVSEKTPGMLLVARLHVDLCRLNSALCPR; encoded by the coding sequence ATGGTTTCCCACGACGTGAGCGAAAAGACGCCGGGCATGCTGCTCGTGGCGCGGCTGCACGTCGACCTGTGCAGGCTGAACAGCGCCCTCTGTCCGCGCTGA
- a CDS encoding MoaD/ThiS family protein: MAIEVRIPTILRTYTDGQKAVEGGGDTLAELFTDLESRHTGIQARIVDGGELRRFVNVYLNDEDVRFLDGINTKLTDGDNVTILPAVAGGMV; encoded by the coding sequence ATGGCCATCGAGGTCCGCATCCCCACCATCCTCCGCACCTACACCGACGGACAGAAGGCCGTCGAGGGCGGCGGGGACACCCTCGCCGAGCTGTTCACCGACCTGGAGAGCCGCCACACGGGCATCCAGGCCCGCATCGTGGACGGCGGCGAACTGCGCCGCTTCGTCAACGTGTACCTCAACGACGAGGACGTCCGCTTCCTCGACGGCATCAACACCAAGCTCACCGACGGCGACAACGTGACGATCCTGCCGGCCGTCGCCGGCGGGATGGTCTGA